The nucleotide window CTTCCGACACTGGAAAGGCTGAACAGGCCACCAAATCCCTTCGCTTCAGGAGTCTTATAAAGCCTTTATCAGACCATCCCCTCTTACATAATAACCCCGGCAATCCCAAATGGCTTGGTGGTGCCTGGACTGACTGGCTGCTGCACATAAATACCCAGGGATCAGAGAGGGGGCTTCCCTTGCTGTACTCACTCATCCTGGCTGGGCCAGAGCAGCCTGGATCAGTTCACAGGGTGCATATAGTAGACTATGTTATGCATACGCACGCGGACTTTGGGTGGGGATCAAAGGTGTCAAGGACTCTTCACTAGTCTGTGGTGTGATTGATTGCAGTCTGTAGAAGGGAGCATGTTCTTGCTCAtgagttcttgtgtgtgtgacctcaggGTCAAGTCCTGCACTAGTCCTGCCGCACATGCTCAGTGCAGGTCCACAGTTAACGGCTGGGGTGTTTTATAAGACTCACACGGTAACCAGGGCTGTTTTGTCTTATTGGAGCTAGTCTCTTATCTAAGCGCCAACTCTTCCGGCCCTTAATAGTTGTTTTCGTTAGTACAGGATGAATTTCCTTGTTGCGGCACTGTGTCTGACTTGAGACCAAGGGTAAAGtgttgatttacatttacacatttacatttagtcatttagcagacgctcttatccagagcgacttacagtaagtacagggacattccccccgaggcaagtagggtgaagtgccttgcccaaggacacaacgtcagttggcatgaccgggaatcgaactggcaaccttcggattactagcccgactccctcaccgctcagccaactgactcccatgATGCAGTGTTTCAGTGTATTTTCTCAAAGATAGCACTTCCTGCTATTATGGTCCCTTCAGTGGTTGGTATCACACTACATTACGTTGTAAGCTGTTACATCGTCAGCTTGAACATGTTTTTTGTGACTTTCACAGAGCATCTGATGTTTCTTTTAAAAGGGTAAATAAATAACTCAATAACCTTTCTTGGAAAGTTACTAATTCTGTCTTCTGACGGCTCAAAGTTGATGTATGTTCGAGTTATCAAGCTACAGGTTTCCTCTACTATTCATGCAAGGGTAGGTCTGTTGGTCTAAGGAGGAGGTGGGCATTAACAAGAGCAGCATTCCTGTTCTCCAGAGGGGctgaaacaccacacacacaccacacacacacattctaaccCAACCCTTTATCAGTAGCTACAGGGTAAACACTGGTAACAGCATGTCTTTCATGCCTCTACCTCTTCAGCTCTTATGTAACAGTCAACcttctgagtctgtgtgtgttggagagggggagagagagagagagagagagagagagagagagagagagagagagagagagagagagagagagggagggggagggggagagagagagagagagagagagagagagagggaggggggggagagagagagggagagggaggggggggagagagagagggaaagctgCTTGCTGCACCACTGCAGAGAGcaaccccccttcccctcccccgctcCAGAAGGCAGCTCCCAGcctgccccaccccctcctccagcccatgTTATGTAACAGAGAGCAGCCAGTGCAAATCACACCACTACTGCACGCATAGTGAgccttcctgctcctctgccATCCTGCTGACTTTGCAGCTTCACAGTGAGGCTCAGGGATGTTGACCCGATGTGCGCTAATGTACTAaacctagggagtcaggtggctgagcggttagggaatcgggctagtaatcagaaggttgctggttcaatccccggctctgcaaatgacgttgtgtccttgggcaaggcacttcacccgacttgcctcgggggggaatgtccctgtacttactgtaagtcgctctggataagagcgtctgctaaatgactaaatgtaaaatgactaaatgtaatgtataacGCTTACCTGTGGAAAAATCCATACGTGACAGCCAGTAGGAAGAAATGGGGACATCGAATCTgaattatttttagtttgcggTTGTCAAGTGTctgagctccctctctctcacctgattGTTTCCACGCATGATCCTCCTGAAGGCCTTTCACAAGGTCATGGAATATTATTGGACCGTGTATAGCTCGTCCCACAGTTATGTGTGTGCCACTATGTCGGGGAGAGAATCATCGCCGCCGAATGtagttggtgtgaatgtgtgccctctttctccttggtgtgaatgtgtgccctctctctccttggtgtgaatgtgccctctctctcctgtggcaTCAGCAGGCCTGCATAGCTATAATTCACATGCAGTATGGAATGTggaactgcaaaaaaaaaaacgaaacaggGTCATTACTTAATCATCAGACATGTGCcaggaaaaaaaaggaaacactAGCTACTGCCGGAGCCAGGACAAAGGAGCTGAATTAATAATGACCTGGCTATACGACTGTGGAGGGTCTCTGGCTAATGGTTATTTTGGACTTGACACGGTAATATTGTTTTCTAAAGCCAGGCATGGCGTTGGGGATCATATTGACAGTCCCTCAGAGTATTAAGTTCCCCTTCTTAAGTCGCTGAATGTTACCTACTGACTGCAAAGCTTAACATGATGGTGGTTTGGAAACAAGTGGCAGGTCATAATGTCCAAGCAGTAATAATTCAACACGGGTACCTTGTTATTGTCCAATCCATTTTTATCTGTGCGATTTACATTTACGTTTTCCAGTCATTCAGTTTGTGTTTTATTCAGGCGTTATGGTATCGACTGTTCCTGTTCAGGGAATTGTTCTCTTCGCACATGGGTTCAGTGATATGAATGTCTTTAGACTGAACCTATTAACCCAATTGTTTATAAGTTGAAGGAGGATCCAGGCCCAGTCCTTTGAGCATGAAAATAACCTTGTGTTTGTTGATagcggtgtgtgcgtgtcttcttGCTGTTTTGAATAATACAGCTCATTATAAGTGCTGTTCCTATAGCAACAGACCGTGTTTGTTGAGCTGACTGAATCCTGTGAGATTTCAGATTCACGTAGTGCGACTCAGGGGAGAAACAGATGGAGAAGGGTAAATGAAGTATAGTTATTGTGATTCGGTATATGTAGACTCAGTTACACCTACAGTTGTGTAATTCAGTGCTCATTGTACGATTAGTTACTGGTACATTGTAGGTACATTCTGGCCCATTCCCAGATATTATAGTGTCCTGTTTAAACTCTTATCAGATCGCTTTCTTATTGATTATGGGTTTGTCGACCTAAACTCAGAGGTGTCTCATCGAAACACCACCTACGTGCCCCTAAGGTGGAGTTAATCAATAGTCATTGGAGTTACTCTGTGACGTTGATGAGAGATCACAGTGAATGATGAACAAGCGTTTCTGGGTATTTTCATAAAGCGTCTCAGTATTCCAGAGAGTGAAGTGAGTGACCTCGGGCCTGTCCTGATCCTATAACTAAAGGCTGTTTTTCTTCTGTGTTATTCTTTGTCCCTCCAGAAACCAGCCAACATTCTGGTGATGGGAGAGGGACCGGAACGAGGAAGAGTGAAAATCGGTACGggctcacacacctggtcatgtATCACACACCTGGTCTCACACACCATGTCATGcatcacacacctggtcatgcatcacacacctggtctcacacacctggtcatgtatcacacacctggtcatgcatcacacacctggtcatgcatcacacacctggtcatgcatcacacacctggtcatgcATGACACACCTGgtctcacacacctggtcatgcatcacacacctggtcatgcatcacacacctggtcatgcATGACACACCTGgtctcacacacctggtcatgcATCACACACCTGGTCTCACATACCTGGTCATGcatcacacacctggtcatgcATCACACACCTGGTCTCACACACCTTGTCATGcatcacacacctggtcatgcatcacacacctggtcatgcATCACACATCTGGTCATGCATGACACACCTGGTCATGCATCACACACCTTGTCATGCATGACACACCTGGTCATGCATCACACACCTGGTCGTGcatcacacacctggtcatgcatcacacacctggtcatgcATTCATGCAAGACTGTAAGCTATGAAGATGAATGGGGCAGTTTTAGCAACCTATCAATTAACATATTGACTGAGTGAGTTGTTGGAAGTATTTCACCCAAGCAGAGCGGCTGAGGGTCTGTTAGGAACACAAGGATAAGGGGATTCAGTGGCCGCTGTAGAGTTACGTAAGAGCAGCTATTATGGGAAGATATAAGTCTGCAATGCCAAACCAGAGCTTGGTTATTGTTTTAGTGAAACTGGAGCCCTTGTGCCTGCCATGGCTTGGTGATACATTCCCTGGCAGGCCGCCTTGCTATGAGAAGATGTTGGGgccatctcgttgttatgatcagtgacctatgcacttttgtaaagctctctcgtggAAGTCGTGGAAGAAAATAGGACCGTTATATGCAAAGTGTCAAAAGTGCTTATAACTCCACAGCCTTCACTCTGtcagagaagagaacagaggCCACTTTACTGGCCCTTATAGACAACACACTGCACACCCACTACACAACATTCTGCCAAAGCGTAGGAGTCACTTTCAGTAACAGACGTCATCTGCTGCGGTGCTCAACAGATTGCTTGAGGAGGTCATTCCGGTCAGCCGGCATGAGAGTAGGTCGGTCTGGGAACTGGATACGAGTCCTTGAGCCAATGTAACCGGTTCTCGAATACCCAACACTACTTATCCATACCAAGGATTCAACCTACACTGTAGTGCACACACCTGATCAGCAGGACAGGTGTTAAGGAGACAAACATGTCCCTCATGGTATGGCTTTCTTAAAGGACGTCCTGAAACTGGAGTCCCAGTTCAGAACCCGTCTAGTTGGCTTGgttgatacatttacattttcatttagtcatttagcagacgctcttatccagagcaacttacagtaagtacagggacattccccccgaggcaagtagggggaagtgccttgcccaacgacacaacgtcattggccgggaatcgaactggcaaccttcagattactagcccggttccctaaccgctcagccacctgactccctgtgatATGTGAGCCCATGGCAGATCTCTCTCCAAGAGGGTGGCCTACTCCTGATACTACCGTGTTGATACTATGTCGACACTATGTTGATactgttcctctctgtctccttggtTACTCAGCTGACATGGGTTTTGCAAGGCTCTTCAATTCTCCTCTGAAACCGCTAGCTGACCTTGACCCGGTGGTGGTGACCTTCTGGTACCGGGCGCCTGAGCTGTTGCTAGGAGCCCGCCACTACACCAAAGCTATCGGTAAGTTGACAGAACCAGGACCGTAGAGGTATATAATCCGAAGTAGATTAGACTGAAACAGTGAAGAGACCATTTTGTGTTTGTCAATCCCAGAATGTCCATGCCCATTCAAGTATGTAACCAAATCATACAGAATAGAATCAGgctttctcaaccctggtcctagGGTCCCCCTGCCGTGCATGTTCTAAACGTTTCcgtcttccaacacacctgattcaaacgaCTGAAGGCTTTTTCCCAGCTTGATAACAAGCCTTTCAttcgaatcaggtgtgttggagcagggaatcaTCTAGAACAAGGAAAGTCAAAACCTTGCTATCGCGAAATATATTCATGATTCTTTATTACAGTTTGATTTATCCTTATCTAACTTACTGCAATGTAATATGGGCTAGCACGTACACAACATCCATCAAACCTCTTTACCTTCTACAAAAGCGCTTTGTACGAATTGCAGCAAATGCCtcattcacagcacacacagcagctctgTTCCATGATTTAAATGTTATGAATGTATTTgatatcgctctggataagagcgtctgctaaatgacttaatgacTAAATTATATCAATAAATTTCAAATGGCCTTATTTGTCCATAAGATTGTTCATAATAGCGCTTATCTACCTCAACATTACAAAAGTCTTTTTAACTTCAACTCAGATATTCACCACCACTATACAAGACACCAGAATTTTTTAAGACCAATCATGACAAAATCGGTCTAAAACAACATACAATAATGTTTAGAGGCCCCACCATATGGAATAATCTAACCCAACTGCAACAATCTTGCTTGTCATTCCCCGTTTTCAAAATACTTCTAAAAAAAGATTTCATAGAACATCCAAGTACTACTTTCACCtgatttgttgtttttctggtttgttttccttgttttgtttttctgtttttcttttattttcttGGATATTTGACAACCGGATATACATGTAAACACTTCTATGAATCATTTCGCCTAATTTCTTTTGCAATTTGTTAAATATATTTAGTATCGATCACGTATTTATTATGTTCAATGATATAAAATGAGTttcattttgtattttctgGTAACATTTCAACGATTCtcttttgttttcacttttGTTTCACACGTGTAATTAACTTATAATTCATATAGATAATTTATTTCGACTTATTTCATTTGTTTATCTTGGAATATTTTGTTTAGTTTGATTAATGTATAATATTGACTAATAAGTTTCTGGGGTGGGGCGCACGGACAACCACATAGGTTTCTGGCCCCACCTGCATGTTTTTTGTATCTTTATATTGTTTTAATCATTGTATAAATTGTATAAATGCGAATAAACAAACATGCAGGACGGTGTCTCGGGATACCGTCctgcatgtttgtttgtttattcgcATTTATACAATGATTAAAACAATATAAAGAtacaaaagaagagaaaaaaacatgCAGGTGGGGCCAGAAACCTATGTGGTTGTCCGTGCGCCCCACCCCAGAAACTTATTAGTCAATATTATACATTAATCAAACTAAACAAAATTTTCCAAGATAAACAAATGAAATAAGTCGAAATAAATTATCTATATGAATTATAAGTTAATTACCCGTGTGAAATaaaagtgaaaacaaaagaGAATCGTTGAAATGTTACcagaaaatacaaaatgaaagagatgggcatcactggcactgcactccagtggatcttatcctacctgtcgggaagatcctaccaggtttcctggggaggcaaactgtcaggccctcgccagctctcctctggtgtcccacagggctccgtccttggacccctcctcttctctctgtacaccacctcacttggaccaatcatcacctcccatggcttctcctaccactgctacgctgacgacacgcagctgtacctgtcgttccccccgaccgatccggggatctcagctaggattgaggcctgcctcacagacatctccgcctggatgaccgagcaccacctccagctgaacctcgccaaaacagaacttctcatcatcccggctaaaccctccatctcccacgatctctcaatcaccctgggatctgcgacggtgaccccttcatcctctgccaggaaccttggggttaccatggacgacaagctctccctcacggcccacattgctgcggtctcccggtcgtgtagattcaccctctacaacatccggaagatcaggagatacctgtctgagcactccacccagctgcaagtccaagcacttgtcctctccaagttggactattgcaactcgctgctcgctggtctcccagcatgtgcaacccgccctcttcagaggattcagaacgcagcggcccgcctggtctacaatctacccagacgctcccatgttaccccgctcctcatctctctccactggctacctatcatggcccgtatcagattcaagaccctggtattgaccttccgagcagtgaacgggactgcacccgtctacatcaagtctctcctgcagccttacacccccacccgtcacctacggtcttcttcagacaaccgcctggtggtcccaccgctcaagaccgcccggtcccaacacaagctcttctcctgtctggccccccagtggtggaatcaactccccacctccatcagagacactgactgtctctccaccttcaagaaaagactcaagacgcacttgttccgggagtacagcggtacttaggaatggttcgcttgacccgatgttagtttcctcaaggatcacaatgactcttgcttagagacttgttgctcttgtggttagtggtaactgacttaaatttttgtactcgctgtgatatattgtttttattattgttgcttgctttttccacaggtacacttgcacttatagcagttcatgttgtttaattgtaacttgtttaactacatgctcttatggttcttccctttggcacttattttggttgttcacaatgtgtgcttcatgttttggctactcgcaatgttttgtggctatctcgttgttatggtcagtgacctatgcactttgtaaagctctctcttggaagtcgctttggataaaagcgtctgctaaatgaataaatgtaaatgtaaataaatgacCAGTGTTGAGAGAGGCTGTATTAGATAACTAACTGCTCGACATGCGGTTCTGACCTCTGGGCCTCTGTCCCCTCGATTGTCTGACTGTGGAGGTATTTGCTGTGAAGGGAGGAACACGCAAACTTCTCAGAACAGAAGTATGTTCTCCAAGAACGTGATGGTGTAAAGGTTAAACAACATACTCTGTGGGTGTAGTTGAACGTGACATTAAGTGGTTTAtggcatctctcttttggatggGTGTGTATAATTAGATTTAATTCCAGGAAGTCTTGAGTGGTAACTTGGTCAGAGTCCAAGCCAAAATATGTTTTGCAAAATATTTTACATCGCCCACGTAACCCCCTAGAGTGTAAGGAAGTAAAGGATTGAAGTAAAGGATTGATTCATGTCATTTTCGCTTTTAGTATTCAGACACAGTACATCTGTTACAGTGGCCCCGTCACAAGCTGTTACGATTATGTCGCACGTCTAAGAAAAGATAGTTTAGTCACCATGTTTCTTCTTGATGAAGGTCATTTACTGATACTCTTCATATCACAGTATATTCTCTAATCTGTGTTATGTGGAAGGGTGAGGGGTTCTGGACTGACAGTGTGGGACCTTGCAGGATAAGTACAGCTGTTCCCTTTCAGATATCTGGGCAATCGGCTGCATTTTTGCTGAGCTCTTGACGTCGGAGCCAATCTTTCACTGTCGCCAGGAAGACATCAAGACCAGTAATCCTTTCCACCACGATCAGCTGGACAGGATATTCAGTGTCATGGGCTTCCCTGCAGGTTTgtgaaaacacacgtgactaaaAACACCTCCCAGATGTCGTCCAATTCACCATCCTTGTCTTTTTGATGTGCTTGTCATCACACAAAATGCATGTCAGTGCTTTTACGGCCAGAGTAATTGAGTTATTTTGCTATATtatatttctaaaatgtctccCCAGATAAAGATTGGGAAGACATCCGGAAGATGCCGGAGTATCCTACACTTCAGAAAGACTTCAGAAGAACAACGTGAGTAGAAGTCTGCACAGACGTGCTTGGAATCGCCCTCCCATCTGGTTTGGTCTGTTTGTCATGTTCCTTTTTTTCCAATGCTTCCTCAGGTATGCAAATAGCAGCCTAATCAAATACATGGAAAAGCATAAAGTTAAACCCGACAGCAAAGTTTTCTTGTTGGTAAGGACACAACACAAGCCTCTCTGGTATATTCTCTGACTGGAACCCAGTGTTTATGGACATTGTGATATCTGCACAGTCAAGCAAGACTGTAATTGATAAGATGTTTATTGATGTTTATTGATAATGGCAGCTCCAAAAACTACTCACTATGGACCCTACCAAAAGGATCACTTCTGAACAGGCACTGCAGGACGCCTACTTCTTAGAGGACCCCTTACCAACCTCTGAGTAAGACTTACTTCTTCATCACTAAATCTCTAAAGTTCATCGTTGAATTGTTGTGTCttgtctcctcatctccttttACCTtcacataaagagagagagagtagagcttTTCTCTAGTCCTTATGGTCCAGGGTGTCGAAGGGGAAAGCGAGGAAGTAGTGGTCATTATTTCAGGGAACTGAATTGAAAACCTCATGAATCataattgtttttgttgttaggATGTGTGGtgtattgttttctttttattcACTGAAGGAAATATGTTTCTTATCACAGGAAGATAAAGAATGATGTCTCTTTTCCAGGCAATTGGCCCATTAATAAACAAGCTCATTTGTCTTTGTTTTCAGTGTGTTTGCTGGGTGTCAGATACCCTACCCAAAACGAGAGTTTCTGAACGAAGACGAGCCAGAAGAAAAAACCGAGAAGGTAAAACCAGAAATAAACTGCAACTAAACGTCCACACATCTGCTTCCACCAGACACATGTTCATTAGCGTGTGCGTCAAACACCAGCGTAGCGGAGAGCGTCACGTGAGTTCCAGTAAAAGGATGTCAACCTCACTGGTTCTACGAATCCAGAGGGCTTTTCTGTGCCTTCGCAGCTGCTGTCAAGAAGGCAGCGTCTGATCCAAGTGCTGCCTCGCAGTCAGGCTGGCCGCGAGCCCTCCACCAGCCAGGCTTGCTAGGCATGACAGGGCCTCATTGTTTCAGCTGACCAGTTCACGTGTCTTGGCATGGAGCCCCATGAGAACCATGCAAGCCAGAGGGGCAGTGGGATTCCTGTAAGCCGTCTCAAGCAAGTACTTTCAAGGCCTCAGTCCCACATCGCTGTAAACAATGACACGCATCGATCAATGGCCTATTGTTCACGTGGCTACGCGTTGAAAACCCGTTTTCTGAAATCAGGGTTTGTTTGACGGATTCGTAGGAAATGTTGTCGATGTGTGGTAAGAATAGTTACGTCCTTTCATGCCGCAGTGACGTACAAAGTGGTGTCTGGAATGTTtacgtgtgtttgagtgtgtcgccgcgtgtgtgtttgtgctcgcAGACGCAGCAGcatcagacccagacccagcagCAGGCCACGGCCCAGCAGGCCCCCTCACAGCAGAACTCGGCCCAGACCAATGGCACCTCAGGGGGCACAGGGGCCAACCCCGGCGGGGGTCTTCAACACAACCAGGACCAGGGGCCCCCGAACAAGAAACCTCGCATCGGGCCCTCGGGAGCCTCCTCAGGCACAGGTGTCCTGCAGTCAGAGTACCAGGTCAGTTCCGTCTCACCAGTGGACCACACAGGCACCTTTACTATCCGTTTAAGCTGTTATGTTTTACCTGGTAAACTTAGGTAGGTCAAAATCCAAAGGGTGGAGTAAAACAGCAGAAATGTGGGCCTCCTTTGACACTTtaactttgggggggggggggggacacggtGTTGAGCTTTGGCCTGGAGCTCTCAGGCTTTGCTCtgagagaccagacagtgaaGGGATCTAACTCTGGCATGAGGGAGGTATGACGCTGGATAACTGTAATGCCAGCCATATTTTATCAGGAAGATAATGTCGTTTCTTTGGTTCACACCAGCCTGCTGATAAAGGATAGAGTCGAACACTGAGCCGGCCTGTCTCACTGCTGTCCTCTGTCCTGGCGCCCAGTCTATCTTTGGCTCGGGCCCGTTCACGGGGTGTGGGatcgggagagagaaagagtgattgTGAACCGtggggtgtgagagggagggagagagtgaaagagtatGTGTTAGAACATAAGCAAGGTTGAGATaaagctggtctctctgaccTTGTCTGTACCTCCGCTGGGGGCTGTTGAAGGGGTACAAGCAGTTGCTATATTTAGCCTGGGCTGAGGTTGCATGTGTGCAGCTGCTGGGATCTTCACAGTCAAGCTTTAGCCGATGTATAATTATCCCCCTTTCTGAGGAACAGAATGGGACAGAGCTGGCTAGTTTGGCATCACATTCAGCGCCCTACTTTCCCCCTTATTGATCACTCTCCCCCGGGCAATCCCTTAATGCACTGCTCTGTCCCCCTCTGTACCACTCACATGATGtgtagcggggggggggggggggtggatataGATGTACCCCAGTCCAGATCTGCCACCTACCCTTGGTCATTAAGTAGTGAATTGGGTAAATAGGTCTTGGTGAGGGTTTTTCTCAGACTGGCACAATGAGTCATAATGGTCAGGTacaagtcagtcagtcagtcacataTCTATTTCCAACCTACAAGGAGTAGTAGGTTTATTATAGTAGGGGGTTGGTGTTGTGATGGCTGTTTGATATATTGCTGTGTCCTAAGTCCTAAGTATAGTTTCAATATGTCTGAAATATTTGCTCTGAGGATAGATTAATGTTGTCACCATTTTGTACTTTGATAGTCTGCATATGACTGACCATTGTCATAACTGAGCCTTATCGCTCACCTCGCATATCAGATAAAATAGCGTGCTGTCTTAAATTCCACAAGTGTCCATCAGTATGTTGAGAAGTCAACCCCAATcaatttttatttctttttttaatttaatttctacgtttttttttttgtttttttatctccCCAGTGTCATAGACAAGGGATATTTCAGGTTATAGATTTGTAGGTCAGGGTAAATCGCTCTAATTTAGGTCACCAGTTGTGGTAATTAGCAGAACTGTGGGTGAACAGCAGGAAATGCTGGAAAGTGCACTATTGGTGTTGGTATCATGAGCGGTtactgttttaatgtaactgtcTGAAAGGCACCTTGTGACAAACAGATGCTCTCGAGGTGCCCAAAAGGAGAAGAGTTGTTACAACGTTTATTTAGCAGATGCGTGATTTTTAAAACCATTCCAAAGTTAAACAAGGGTATCttttgagtcaggtggctgagcggttagggaatcgggctagtaatccgaaggtcgctggttcgattcccggctgtgccaaatgacgttgtgtccttgggcaaggcacttcaccctacttgcctcggggggaatgtccctgtacctactgtaagtcgctctggataagagcgtctgctaaatgactaaatgtaaatcttttAGTTTTCCTGAGTCACAAACCGTGACGTCTCCCTGTCGTCAAACGTAACCCTTCTCTCTCCgttctcctcctcatcagcaCTCCAGCTCCCGCCTTGGTTACCAAAGCAACGTCCAAGGTTCCGCCCAGTCCCAGAGCACCATGGGATACTCGTCGTCCTCCCAGCAGAGTTCCCAGTACTCCCACCAGTCCCACCAGTCCCATCGCTACTGAGCTCTCCTAGCAGCAGAGGAGCTCCACGTCTCCGTCATCAAGGAACCAACCCACCACCTCCAGCACaactccaccacccccacaagGCAACTGCCtctgctccaccacctccacgaggctccagcctctgctccaccacctccacgaggctgcagcctctgctccaccacctccacgaggctccagcctctgctccagCACCTCCACGAGgctccagcctctgctccagcctctgctccaccacctccacgaggctccagcctctgctccagcctctgctccaccacctccacgaggctgcagcctctgctccaccacctccacgaggctgcagcctctgctccagcctctgctccaccacccccacgaggctgcagcc belongs to Osmerus eperlanus chromosome 8, fOsmEpe2.1, whole genome shotgun sequence and includes:
- the cdk19 gene encoding cyclin-dependent kinase 19 — protein: MDYDFKTKLAAERERVEDLFEYEGCKVGRGTYGHVYKAKRKDGNDEKEYALKQIEGTGISMSACREIALLRELKHPNVIALQKVFLSHSDRKVWLLFDYAEHDLWHIIKFHRASKANKKPMQLPRGTVKSLLYQILDGIHYLHSNWVLHRDLKPANILVMGEGPERGRVKIADMGFARLFNSPLKPLADLDPVVVTFWYRAPELLLGARHYTKAIDIWAIGCIFAELLTSEPIFHCRQEDIKTSNPFHHDQLDRIFSVMGFPADKDWEDIRKMPEYPTLQKDFRRTTYANSSLIKYMEKHKVKPDSKVFLLLQKLLTMDPTKRITSEQALQDAYFLEDPLPTSDVFAGCQIPYPKREFLNEDEPEEKTEKTQQHQTQTQQQATAQQAPSQQNSAQTNGTSGGTGANPGGGLQHNQDQGPPNKKPRIGPSGASSGTGVLQSEYQHSSSRLGYQSNVQGSAQSQSTMGYSSSSQQSSQYSHQSHQSHRY